A window of Diabrotica virgifera virgifera chromosome 9, PGI_DIABVI_V3a contains these coding sequences:
- the LOC114324323 gene encoding tenecin-1 produces the protein MKCLIIGVVICVLIAGNLSAPVEDEIETRFDELSREGAVEEVKIDKEEGTKLEELEEDNVVEDADNDSHTRERRYVTCIIGKIPIEGVQLNDAACAAKCYTKKRPGGYCSHGRCQCR, from the exons ATGAAGTGTTTAATTATTGGTGTAGTGATTTGTGTCCTAATTGCTGGTAATTTGTCAGCACCAGTAGAAGACGAAATTGAAACAAGATTCGATGAACTGAGTAGAGAAGGAGCTGTGGAAGAAGTAAAGATCGACAAAGAAGAAGGAACGAAATTAGAAGAATTGGAAGAAGATAATGTTGTGGAAGACGCTGACAATGATA GTCATACCAGAGAAAGACGATACGTAACATGTATCATAGGAAAGATACCAATTGAGGGAGTTCAACTTAACGACGCTGCATGTGCTGCAAAATGTTATACAAAGAAGAGACCTGGCGGATATTGTTCGCACGGAAGGTGTCAATGTAGATAG